The Palaemon carinicauda isolate YSFRI2023 chromosome 9, ASM3689809v2, whole genome shotgun sequence sequence CTTCTTTCTGCTTTTCTGTGTTAGCTGGTGAAAATTGATGCTTGATGAACAGTGCCCAACATTCTGGCCGCAGCTTAACCCCATCTAGCTCATCCAAATGGTCACAGGCTCCGTCCACACTACGAACTTTAAGGTGACGCCAGAAGCGTGGGAGCAGCGAATAAATTTCTGCGtagtgtattatcattattaccaaagtAATGAGAGCTGTGATCATTGCAAGATTGGAAAGAAAAGTTTAGAGCAGTCATTGTCTAACATACAAAGTTATATTTTCACCAGTGCCAATGACATGCCATTTCTGTATTGTATACTTTAATGTTTAAGCATGCCCAATTCGTTTTATTGGTCCCATGTGGCAACTTCAAACTTGGGATGTTTAGAGTTACAGGAAATTCTAAAATAACTCTGGACCTAAATATTGATAATGCTAGCTAAGAGAAAACTAGCACTTCGCAGTCAACAGATGAGAAATGCAGAAAATTGGCAAGCCTAAAAAATCTCTTTTCTCAGGATTTCATAGATATCTGAAAGTTTTTGGTGTAATTTTACACAAACTGCTTGGAAATTCTGGCTGTTTATTGAAGTACTGCACAGTGGCATCCTGTTCACAGATAAAGTAATGCTGCCTATAATTGGCCTTCAGCGGAAATACACCATCTCATTAGTATCCTGTTTGGTGAATTTTGTGAACTACTGACTGATGAAATTTGGAGTGCAAAGTTATGCTACCTGGCGGATATATTTGAACATTTAAACAAGGTTAATACTAGTATGCAAgggaaaaattagaatattttaacatCTGACAAAATAAAGGGTTGCTGGAGAAAATAAGGTTTTGGAAACAGAGTGAGGGATGGCAATGCCTAGTTTCAAAATACTGCTGAAACTAATTATACAGACATTTCACTCAAGGAACACCTTGAAATTCCAGAATTGAACATTGAAAAATGTTCCCCAAATATATCTGCTGATCAATATGATTGTTTAAGAAATACTTTCATCCGTGATCCCTCAAGCAAGCCACAGCTTAGTATCCTTGAAGAGGAGGAACTAATTAGGTATCCGTAATAGCCGCACACTAAACCTGGAGTACTTGGATATGTCACTAAAAAACTTTAGTTTAAGAATTGAAAAGGAACACCCTCATAGATATAAAAGCCCAGAAAATATTGCTCCAGTTCTCGACCTCATATCTGTGTGAACTAGGATTTTCAACACTCTCACAACATCAAAACTAAGCGGTGGTCTAGATTGCTGAGTGTTGAAGAGGAATTGAGTGTCCTTCTTCCCATCGAAAGGATATGCAAATCCAGAATGGCGCAGGTGTCTAATTAATAAGGCATGTTTAATCTACAACAGGAATGTATGTTGAACATTCCCATGTGCtcattaattcattcatataatagaaaataaaatttagttttttattatttatcatgacCATTACCCATGTGTACACATTTGAACTAATATCATTGGTAGCCTTACATATTGCGTACCTTTGTGTCAGTTGAATATGTAGCAGGATAATATAGTTATAATTACACTCACTGTTGAGTTGGTGCGCCTTCAAAGTTCAGGATATATCAAATGCGCCACGAATGAGTAAAGGTCGTGAACCTCTGCTCTAGCCTCTGCCCGGCATCTTGCTCAAGTCATGTTCGCCTACCTGTACTTACTGTCTGCCTTGATTAGTTTGATCTGGTAACAAAGTTTCAGAGCCACAGAATTACGGGCAAAACAAGAGTCACCGCCCTGCATTAAGTGCAAGGAGCCTTGCCAATATTCTTAATCACTacagaggtcccccccccccctcccatagtGTTCTAGCGTCAGACAGGACCATTGCCGATCCCCAGACCACTGCTCTGTTGACTCATCTTCTATTTCAAGACTTTAATACGAACCATTTCAAATCTTATAAAATCTGCTACAAACCTTGAACACACTGTCTTTAAAAACTTTAGCAGCACTTATGGAAGCTTTTCAAAGTTTTGAGATCTTAGGTTTATCCTTTAAACCTAAATAGAACTATTCTAGCATTACAATTTGATTAACGATTCTAGCATCACATTCTGATTAATATTTTCTAGTAAGGTTTTGGGTTAACATTAAACAAGATTGTCTATTTCAGTATTTTAATCAAGAGTATATAAGTTCCAGCGTGTAAATTTTAGCCTAATACAGAAAGTATAAATCTTCACGGTACATTAAAAAGTATAAGTTATTGGTAGGTTTCAATATTTGTGGTAGGTTTCAAATACCAGTCTTAGTGCAAGATTAAAATTTCATAACATTTTATGGTACATTACATTATGTATTTTTCTAAAAGGTTCCATGGCAGACCCTTGACAATAAAAGTCACTAGttcttatatttaagaaaaaataaatataagtattcaaataaagGGGGGAAAGCAATTTTAAGCAGGTCAATTCAGTAATATCTTAGTTCTACTAGGATTACCTATTGAATAAAGACCGCTTTCTCAATATATAATAGCTATCTTGGCACATTAGCTTTGTTTAAGCTAGCCCGAAAATTAGCAAATGTTTGTACATAGTTTCCCAATAACAGTTTTAAATTTTAgccatttatatttccttttgttatgCTTTGAGATTTATTCTGTTCAGGAAGTTTAGAAATTATGCATTCAGAAGCTCTTGTTCAAGGAAGTCTTTACTACTAATAGAAAACATACCCAAAACTTAAATTTGCCACGCATGCAGGGAcaaataactttaaaatatttagttaaaacttaattttatttaatataacATTTCCTGGTTCAGTTATAGTTAATGACCATAGCCGGCTACAAAGACAGTGTTCACTATAGTTTGAAGAGCTGTAGTTGTCTGAACTGAAGTTAAAATTGAAGTCCGGACTATGGGAGAGGACATTGTCAACctggaaaaataaaagttatgagAAATTTGCTCATACAATTAAATCCCACAAGTCATATCTAGAGTATTAGAATTTAAACATAACACTAACCCTACTCGAGAATTTTAATTTAGATAGGAATAAGTTGAAAAACTTAGGACTTACGTTTGAGTAACAACAGTAGTGAATGTAGTTTGATCGATCAGTTGGGCGCTGTGGACAATCTTGAACAGATCCACCGATACTTCGGTTACTTGAACAAAATTAGATTTTGCAGTAGTAACAAACACTGTAGAAGGCCTTTCTTCAATAGTCGATGTCAACACTACAACGTCATTTGCACTAGTTTGATGAACCTAGTTTTATATagtaaaaagaaattgataaaaacaTGAAGAAAATACTTAAATCTCTAATTACAATAATCCTTACCTAATGACAATAATCCTTATCCAATTGTGACAAAAATCCTTATCCAATTGTGACAAAAATCCTTATCCAATTGTGACAAAAATCCTTATCCAATTGTGACAAAAATCCTTATCCAATTGTGACAAAAATCCTTATCCAATTGTGACAAAAATCCTTATCCAATTATGACAAAAATCCTTATCCAATTATGACAAAAATCCTTATCCAATTATGACAAAAATCCTTATCCAATTATGACAAAAATCCTTATCCAATTATGACAAAAATCCTTATCCAATTATGACAAAAATCCTTATCCAATTATGACAAAAATCCTTATCCAATTATGACAAAAATCCTTATCCAATTATGACAAAAATCCTTATCCAATTATGACAAAAATCCTTATCCAATTATGACAAAAATAGAACTCAAATAGTCTCATgcaaaattcaaaaaaaaatttaagcagAATTTTATGATCTAATTTACAGCCAAAATGTTTGTGTAACTTTGAATTAGCTTACACTAATTTAGTTATTAAATAGTGTTTGCTAGGCTTAAAATTTTTTCGAATTAATCTTACTCACCCCTCTTGTAGTAACTGTTACTGTATTCACGTTGAACCCAGTGATAGTTACGGGGACACTATTCAAAACAGTTTCAGTTACTGTTGCAAATCTATCTATGGTGGTGGTTTCGGTAATTGTTAATGTGATTTGATCAAACGGTCGTACGAAGTTCTGGCTGCCTTGTGATGTACCAAAGACATTATTTCCTTGTGATGTACCGAAATTTCCTTGTGATGTACCGAATGAAGAGCCAAAAGAGGGTCTGGCCTGGTTGCCTTGCGATGTACCGAATGAAGAACCAAAAGTTTGTCTAGCCTGGCTGCCTTGTGATGTACCGAATGAAGTACCAGAAGATTGTATGGCTGAGCCCTGATTAACAATTATTTGAGAACCAAATGCAGAGTTTGAGTTTAATCTAGTGTTGCCGTCACCACCAACATTCAAGGTTGTTCCAGAGCCATCTGTGATGCTAGATCCAATTGAAATGCTTCCACTAGAACTGCCGCCAAAGTTACCTTGGCTTCCTGAAATTCCACTGCCGCCAAAGTTACCTTGGCTTCCTGAAATTCCACTGCCGCCAAAGTTACCTTGGCTTCCTGAAATTCCACTGCCGCCAAAGTTACCTTGGCTTCCTGAAATTCCACTGCCGCCAAAGTTACCTTGGCTTCCTGAAATTCCACTGCCGCCAAAGTTACCTTGGCTTCCTGAAATTCCACTGCCGCCAAAGTTACCTTGGCTTCCTGAAATTCCACTGCCGCCAAAGTTACCTTGGCTTCCTGAAATTCCACTGCCGCCAAAGTTACCTTGGCTTCCTGAAATTCCACTGCCGCCAAAGTTACCTTGGCTTCCTGAAATTCCACTGCCGCCAAAGTTACCTTGGCTTGCAGAAATTCCACTGCCGCCAAAGTTACCTTGGCTTGCAGAAATTCCACTGCCGCCAAAGTTACCTTGGCTTGCAGAAATCACATTGCCTCCAAAGTTACCTTGGCTTCCAGAAAATCCACTGCCTCCAAAGTTACCTTGGCTTGCAGAAATCACATTGCCTCCAAAGTTACCTTGGCTTCCAGAAAATCCACTGCCACCAAAGTTATTCTGGCTTCCCGAAATTCCACTGCCACCAAAGTTACTTTGGCTTCCCGAAATTCCACTGCTTCCAAAGTTATTCTGGCTCTCCGAAATTCCACTGCCTCCAAAGTTAATTTGGTTCCCCGAAATTAATCTGTTCGAGCCGGAATTTCCAATTAAATTAGATCCAAAGTTGCCTGCAGGGTTCACAAAAGGTCTAGATTGTCCAGAGCTGCCTTCCGCTCTatttaaaaaatttccatttatCGAGTTTGAACCATCCAAGTTGGTTGCTGGGCTAACCAAGAAGGGTTTGGGTGAAGAAGCGCCTCCACCAGGTGTAAAACTACTGCTAGGGATAAAGTACTGAAAGCAGATAATATAGTATTAGGTTTTAAGATATAAAAGATTGTAACATTAAATTATAGTTTTACTAAAGATTATTTGCACTTATGAGGGTGAGGGTGTGAGAGttttttattgtaatattaaaCTAGTTTTACCCAAGATTGTTTGCACTTACTAGAGGGTTTAGAGTTTATTGCAACATTAAATAGTTTTACCCAAGATTATTTGCACTCACTTGAGGGTTGAGAGTAGTTTATTGCGCATCATTGAAGACAGCAGCCAGGACTAATACCAATTCCCCAAACATCTGGAATTTccacaattgaaaaaaataaattgaaaaaaataaaatgtccctTAAACGGCAGGTTGATAAAGTTCTTTGAGCAAACGCATTAGGAATACTAagcaataaaaaactaaatatttaattACTATTACAAGAAAAATTCCACCACGTAATATTCTATGCGAGGTAAAGGTCTAGTAATATTTATATGAACAACGATTTTATAACAGAAGTTAAGATAACCTCTTAATGTCTCTGCAAGTGATAAAATACATTAAGTTTTTAAGTCCAACTAGCAAATAAAGTAATCTCTTTGCCGTCCTGCTAGTCACTTAAAATTAGTCCGCAAGGGATTAACTAGCATAAGTTGTCAAACCCAACTAGCAGATGAAATCTAACTTTCCTGCATGTGATTAAATATGTTAAAAAATCTCATAGTGGCACCATGATCTCAACTTGAGACCTTCCAGGAGTTGTCCTGCACTTTATTAATAAGCATTGAGTTTTCAACCACAACGACGGCAGGTAACTCAATGACCTGCATGGGATTAACTATCAAAGATGTCTAACAATCTGGACCATGATTCACATAGATAGCTACCTTGAAGAGTATACAAACTTGTACCAGTATAGGCGTGTACACAGTATAGGTGTGTTTTTAAAATTAAGGCCATTATTCACAGATTGCTACCTTGAAGAGTATACAAACTTGACCAGTACAGTGTTTTTAAAGTAGAGTTTAGTTTCAAATTTGTTGCTAGTAGTTTGTGGATTTTGATTGTATTTATTAAATAAGTTTCCTTTTTCTGTAATTTTATACAATAGGGccccactgaatttttttttcagattaattaCTTACGGCTTTATCTAAAGCAAACTTTTGAGGAGGAActgtatttttaccctatttgttaaccttACCAATTTTGAGAcccccccagtgggaaaccggagtTTTAGGAAACCCAGTTTTTAACATAATAATGGCACATTtagaattagcaataaaaaaaaaaaagaccaccagctaacctaaacaaactacCTAACTTAGTAGCCGCATCCTTAACGGTGCTGGGAAAGCCCCTGTGACTCCCTTAAACATTCATTAAATAGAGCCTAAAAACCTTTTGAGtacttaggttggagggtaaaggCGAGCTTCACCTTCCAGACTAcagtatactcaaaacaaagtcACGAATGAAAGTGCACAATGCATTTATATTTTTGCGACAAATTCTAGGTTGATTTCCAAGAAATTTATAACTAAATTAAACTCCAATATAATTTTTCAAGAAACAAATTAGATTCTCTATCaaaatgagacttttcaaaccaagttcccttgAAGGATGCGTCAAAAAAAAACCTTTCCTCACTTTATTTCAATAAAGCATAAGTTCTGTCACACCAAAAGACTATTTTGTTGATATAAAGTCAGCACTTTGAGATGTTACCACAATGATTCAAAACAAAATCATTCATATCTAAACAACAATTGAGACTAAAAgggagaaaatccacagaaatttaTGTCAAGGTATATGTAAATTAGAGACCGCAGCAGAAATAAGGTTCACACGCCTCCATGGCTCAAAACATGGAAACATCAGCGGTGGAAGTTGTGATTAAAGTCTAAGAGCGTTAatttcctagtaaaactgtcacctgacTCGGCATTAAAGTTACACGATGTTGATTTTGTTAATAAGGTGaataatcatcattggttaagaACTATGAAGTTTAGGCGACTTCTTGACGGCGTGATGTAATGATTATAGTTTTCACCGTACAAACTTACAAAAGAGCTGTCTTTAGTACTTGGGTTTTGAAGTCTGGAGATTTTATCAAGAGGAtcaaattaattttgattttgaagctTCCTCTGGACCTAGCGCCGCGTAGGTTTATATATCTAACGAAACCTTAGACTTTCCTATTTTTAGAGATAATATTTATACCCGATAACTCAGTTGGCGGAGCTATTATATTGTCAATGTTTACCCTTTCACCCAAATAGGATTTTACCTCTTAAAATTTACGGTTTACCAAGGTTACCTATATATAGAATTTAGGATTTGCATTTAAGACTTGCTCTGGATATGCTCTGGATAATTTCGTGTTATATACAAACTTTATAGCCATTAAATATCCCTGCCGACATTAGGAAGTTTGATCTCTTCCATATTGCCGATTACACTAAAAAGAATAAAATCTCTATACAACATCCCGAAATCTCAAATCACAATTTTTGATgtataaattaattaaaatctaAAAGGTTTCTCGACTGGAGTCGAAAATATGTCGTGAATAAAGAAAGCAGGATACCTAGATCACAATATTATTGCATTTCAGAAGGTCCCAAACTCTAGGTTCTTTTATAGTTGGAAAGTTACCACCATAAAcgtaaacaaaaatttaaaaattactacAAACGATACCAATTCACATGAAATCAAGCCTAGAAAAAGACCAATAACGACAAACGGAACACAATCTTTAAATAGTTAAACACTTCGAAGCCTACCAATCTACATCTGAAAACATACTCTATAATGCACTCCCAAACCTTtcaattgaattaaaatattaaattgttaAGAAGCCACAGTAGTTCCACTGATGTTCACCAACTATCTATCTTCACATTGAAAAGCCTTCCGCATATCGGTTTAACGTACATTATTTCGTGGATTTCAGAATAACATGAGTAAAAGAAGTTATGGTTATCACTGCGGGAATTTAGTTAACCTTTTACTCACTAGATGGCATAGCATTGTTTATATCAGagagtttttttttcatcatacatCTCCATTTTTAGTATTTTGTTACATAATCTAAATCTTGATTTATTCTAGTGCTTTCAGAGGAAATTACCCAAACCcaatttcattttgaatttatgCCA is a genomic window containing:
- the LOC137646708 gene encoding uncharacterized PE-PGRS family protein PE_PGRS20-like, with the protein product MQVIELPAVVVVENSMLINKVQDNSWKYFIPSSSFTPGGGASSPKPFLVSPATNLDGSNSINGNFLNRAEGSSGQSRPFVNPAGNFGSNLIGNSGSNRLISGNQINFGGSGISESQNNFGSSGISGSQSNFGGSGISGSQNNFGGSGFSGSQGNFGGSGFSGSQGNFGGNVISASQGNFGGSGISASQGNFGGSGISASQGNFGGSGISGSQGNFGGSGISGSQGNFGGSGISGSQGNFGGSGISGSQGNFGGSGISGSQGNFGGSGISGSQGNFGGSGISGSQGNFGGSGISGSQGNFGGSGISGSQGNFGGSGISGSQGNFGGSSSGSISIGSSITDGSGTTLNVGGDGNTRLNSNSAFGSQIIVNQGSAIQSSGTSFGTSQGSQARQTFGSSFGTSQGNQARPSFGSSFGTSQGNFGTSQGNNVFGTSQGSQNFVRPFDQITLTITETTTIDRFATVTETVLNSVPVTITGFNVNTVTVTTRGVHQTSANDVVVLTSTIEERPSTVFVTTAKSNFVQVTEVSVDLFKIVHSAQLIDQTTFTTVVTQTLTMSSPIVRTSILTSVQTTTALQTIVNTVFVAGYGH